The Desulfomicrobium orale DSM 12838 genome includes a window with the following:
- the plsX gene encoding phosphate acyltransferase PlsX, translating into MPKPICLAVDAMGGDFGPEVNVPGSLAAARETGAAIVLVGDEAAIRQELERHPHADVTVDVVHTTQVAGMAEKPSDILRRKKDSSIQVAFRLVRDGQAHGVVTAGNSGAALACGMFILGRIAGVDRPALATILPTLKKPIVLIDVGANADCKPYNLVQFGLMAEVLARYVLDISNPKVGILSIGEEEGKGNALTKEAYSLLKGSSLNFVGNVEGRDVYTGDTDIIVCDGFVGNVALKLSEGLGAALASMLKTELKKSLWSRLGTLIALPAFKRFGKKIDYAEYGGAPILGLNGIAIVCHGASNARAISTALQQAAAFVRKDANTQLVQGLRANTELSLFSRTGRTLAPAGSDAAL; encoded by the coding sequence ATGCCTAAACCCATCTGCCTCGCCGTGGACGCCATGGGCGGGGATTTCGGCCCGGAAGTCAATGTTCCGGGCTCTCTTGCGGCCGCCCGGGAGACCGGTGCGGCCATTGTCCTTGTCGGCGATGAAGCCGCCATCCGCCAGGAGCTCGAACGTCACCCTCACGCCGATGTAACGGTAGACGTCGTACATACCACGCAGGTCGCGGGCATGGCCGAAAAACCGTCGGACATCCTGCGCCGCAAAAAAGACAGTTCCATTCAGGTGGCTTTTCGTCTGGTCCGGGACGGCCAGGCCCACGGCGTGGTCACGGCGGGGAATTCCGGTGCGGCCTTGGCCTGCGGCATGTTCATTCTGGGCCGCATCGCCGGGGTGGACCGTCCGGCTCTGGCCACCATCCTGCCGACCCTCAAAAAACCCATCGTGCTGATCGACGTCGGCGCCAACGCGGACTGCAAACCGTACAATCTGGTGCAGTTCGGTCTCATGGCCGAGGTTCTGGCCCGGTACGTGCTGGATATTTCAAACCCCAAGGTGGGCATTTTGAGCATCGGTGAGGAAGAGGGCAAGGGAAACGCCCTGACCAAGGAGGCCTATTCCCTGCTCAAGGGTTCTTCCCTTAATTTCGTGGGCAATGTCGAAGGCCGCGACGTATATACCGGCGATACCGACATCATTGTCTGCGACGGTTTTGTGGGCAACGTGGCCCTCAAGCTGAGCGAAGGGCTGGGGGCGGCTCTGGCCTCCATGCTCAAGACCGAGCTGAAGAAGTCCCTGTGGTCTCGTCTGGGAACGCTCATTGCCTTACCCGCGTTCAAGCGCTTCGGGAAAAAGATCGATTACGCCGAGTATGGCGGCGCGCCCATTCTGGGGCTGAACGGCATCGCCATCGTCTGCCATGGAGCGTCCAACGCGCGGGCCATCAGCACGGCTTTGCAGCAGGCCGCGGCCTTTGTCCGCAAGGACGCCAACACCCAGCTCGTTCAGGGGCTGCGCGCCAATACCGAACTGAGTCTGTTTTCGCGGACCGGGCGCACTCTGGCCCCGGCCGGTTCGGATGCGGCGCTGTAA
- the acpP gene encoding acyl carrier protein, translating into MSIEAKVKELVVEQLGVSADEVKPESSFMESLGADSLDITELIMAMEEEFDIEIDDEDAQKIVTVQDAVNYIKSKTA; encoded by the coding sequence ATGTCTATCGAAGCGAAAGTGAAGGAACTGGTGGTGGAGCAGCTGGGCGTGTCTGCGGACGAGGTCAAGCCCGAATCCTCTTTCATGGAGTCTCTTGGAGCCGACTCTCTGGATATCACGGAGCTGATCATGGCCATGGAAGAGGAGTTCGACATCGAAATCGATGATGAAGACGCCCAGAAGATCGTCACGGTTCAGGATGCCGTGAACTACATCAAATCCAAGACGGCCTAG
- a CDS encoding beta-ketoacyl-ACP synthase III: MASRCFIAGLGAHLPRRIVTNADMERLVDTSDEWIRTRTGIGQRHFSGPDEPCSVLAHQASLRALDDAGLTPADLTHIMVGTFSGDYNLPTTACLLQDMLGLKGLPAFDLAAACSGFLYGLETARAYCSLYPDARILVVGSEVVTSRINFEDRSTCVLFGDGAGAAVVTGQDHPTGIRVLDVMLKADGSVGELLTVHGGGSACAPVLGQTIGEEYFVRMNGRDVFKHAVRYMSDVSAALLERNGLGAADVDLVIPHQANIRIIEAVVRKLDVDMDRVYVNVDRVGNTSAASIPIALTEAASSGRIRSGMKVLLTAFGGGFTWAAALLQF; encoded by the coding sequence ATGGCTTCAAGGTGCTTTATCGCCGGTCTCGGCGCACACTTGCCCCGAAGGATCGTGACCAACGCGGATATGGAGCGCCTGGTCGATACTTCGGACGAATGGATCCGGACCCGGACGGGCATCGGCCAGCGGCACTTCTCCGGCCCCGATGAACCCTGCTCCGTCCTGGCTCATCAGGCTTCCCTGCGGGCCCTCGACGACGCCGGTCTGACTCCCGCCGACCTGACTCACATCATGGTCGGTACCTTTTCCGGCGATTACAATCTCCCCACCACCGCCTGCCTGTTGCAGGACATGCTGGGTCTCAAGGGCCTGCCCGCCTTCGACCTCGCTGCCGCCTGCTCCGGATTCCTCTACGGCCTGGAAACGGCCAGAGCCTATTGCTCGTTGTACCCGGATGCCCGCATTCTGGTGGTGGGCAGCGAGGTGGTCACGTCGCGCATCAATTTCGAGGATCGCAGCACCTGCGTGCTGTTCGGGGACGGTGCCGGAGCGGCGGTGGTCACGGGACAGGACCATCCCACAGGGATTCGCGTGCTCGATGTCATGCTGAAGGCCGACGGCTCGGTGGGCGAGCTCCTGACCGTGCACGGTGGTGGCAGTGCCTGCGCCCCAGTGCTGGGGCAGACCATCGGGGAAGAGTATTTTGTGCGCATGAACGGGCGGGATGTGTTCAAGCACGCCGTCCGCTACATGAGCGACGTCTCGGCGGCCCTGCTGGAGCGTAACGGGCTGGGCGCGGCGGATGTGGATCTGGTCATTCCGCATCAGGCCAACATCCGCATCATCGAGGCCGTGGTCAGGAAACTTGATGTGGATATGGACCGGGTCTATGTGAATGTGGACCGCGTGGGCAACACTTCAGCCGCGTCCATTCCCATCGCCCTGACCGAAGCCGCCTCCTCCGGCCGCATCCGGTCCGGTATGAAGGTGCTTCTGACCGCCTTTGGCGGCGGGTTCACCTGGGCGGCGGCCTTGTTGCAATTTTAA
- the fabF gene encoding beta-ketoacyl-ACP synthase II, producing MIGKRVVVTGLSALTPIGNSLKESWDNLVAGVSGIGPITLFDCSDFETKIAGELKNFDPEAWVSVKEARRMDRFVQIAVAAGKQLMADCGLEMTDAMAPEVGVLLGCGLGGLGTIEEFHGKLVQAGPRRVSPFYIPMLISNMASGQISIHTGAKGPNLVTTSACASGSHAIGCAFSDIKLGRIKACITGGVESTITAMAVSGFNAMKALTTRNGEPQKASRPFDAGRSGFVIGEGAGLLMLEELEHAKARGARIYAEVVGYGASGDAFHMAAPQESGQGMSQAMRSALRDAEIAAEQISFVNAHGTSTKLNDKTETTALKTVFGRHVYKMPVTANKSMIGHLLGAAGGAEAVFTAMSLFTGVVPVTINQDTPDPDCDLDYTPGESRKMDLEYGISNSFGFGGTNASIILRRFS from the coding sequence ATGATTGGAAAACGTGTTGTCGTGACCGGCCTTTCGGCTCTGACGCCCATCGGCAACTCCCTGAAGGAGAGCTGGGACAACCTTGTGGCCGGAGTGAGCGGCATCGGCCCCATCACGCTCTTTGACTGCTCGGATTTTGAAACGAAGATCGCGGGGGAGCTGAAAAATTTCGATCCCGAAGCCTGGGTCAGCGTCAAGGAGGCGCGGCGCATGGACCGTTTCGTCCAGATTGCCGTGGCCGCGGGCAAGCAGCTCATGGCCGACTGCGGCCTGGAGATGACTGACGCGATGGCCCCTGAGGTGGGCGTGCTTCTTGGCTGCGGCCTGGGCGGCCTCGGCACCATCGAGGAATTTCACGGCAAGCTCGTGCAGGCCGGACCCCGCCGCGTGTCGCCGTTTTACATCCCCATGCTCATTTCCAACATGGCGTCGGGACAGATTTCCATCCATACCGGGGCCAAGGGGCCCAACCTGGTGACCACATCGGCATGCGCCTCGGGTTCTCACGCCATCGGCTGCGCCTTCTCCGACATCAAGCTCGGGCGGATCAAGGCCTGCATCACCGGAGGGGTGGAATCCACCATCACGGCCATGGCCGTTTCCGGATTCAATGCCATGAAGGCGCTGACCACGCGCAACGGCGAGCCGCAAAAGGCCAGCCGCCCCTTTGACGCGGGCCGTTCCGGCTTTGTCATCGGAGAGGGGGCCGGACTGCTCATGCTGGAAGAGCTGGAGCACGCCAAGGCGCGCGGGGCCAGGATTTACGCCGAAGTCGTCGGTTACGGCGCTTCCGGCGACGCCTTCCACATGGCCGCCCCCCAAGAATCCGGCCAGGGCATGTCCCAGGCCATGCGTTCGGCCCTGCGGGATGCGGAGATCGCCGCGGAACAGATATCCTTCGTCAACGCCCACGGCACTTCCACCAAGCTGAACGACAAGACCGAGACCACGGCCCTCAAAACCGTGTTCGGCAGGCATGTCTACAAAATGCCTGTCACGGCCAACAAGAGCATGATCGGGCATCTCCTTGGCGCGGCGGGTGGGGCCGAAGCCGTATTCACGGCCATGAGCCTTTTCACCGGAGTGGTCCCCGTGACCATCAATCAGGACACCCCCGATCCCGATTGCGACCTGGACTACACGCCCGGAGAGAGCAGAAAGATGGACCTGGAATACGGCATCAGCAATTCCTTTGGGTTTGGCGGCACCAACGCATCCATCATTTTACGCCGCTTCAGCTGA
- the fabG gene encoding 3-oxoacyl-[acyl-carrier-protein] reductase, with amino-acid sequence MNGTRKTALVTGGTRGIGRAIVKSLAARDYQVYFTYVSRPELARSLCDEIAAADGTVRGFQLDVGNWDAVAEFFTSEIKDKVFLEVLVNNAGITKDGLLVRMKREQWEQVLAVNLTGAFACLQQAAKIMMKQRQGRIVNISSVSGQAGNAGQANYCAAKAGLIGLTKTAALELAPRGITVNAIAPGFIETDMTDALPQDLRDKYLERIPLGALGSAQAIADAVVYFASDQAAYVTGQILGVNGGMYM; translated from the coding sequence ATGAACGGAACACGAAAAACGGCCCTGGTCACCGGCGGCACTCGCGGCATCGGCAGGGCCATCGTGAAAAGCCTTGCGGCCCGGGATTACCAGGTCTATTTCACTTACGTCAGCCGCCCCGAGCTGGCTCGGAGCCTGTGTGACGAAATTGCGGCGGCGGACGGTACGGTCCGGGGATTTCAGCTGGATGTCGGCAACTGGGACGCGGTGGCGGAATTTTTCACCTCGGAGATAAAGGACAAGGTTTTTCTCGAAGTTCTGGTCAACAATGCGGGCATCACCAAGGACGGCCTCTTGGTGCGTATGAAGCGCGAGCAGTGGGAGCAGGTCCTCGCGGTCAATCTGACGGGCGCCTTCGCCTGCCTGCAACAGGCCGCGAAAATCATGATGAAGCAGCGCCAGGGCCGCATCGTCAACATTTCTTCCGTCAGCGGGCAGGCCGGCAACGCGGGGCAGGCCAACTACTGCGCCGCTAAGGCCGGCCTCATCGGTCTGACCAAGACCGCCGCCCTGGAACTGGCTCCGCGCGGCATCACGGTCAACGCCATTGCTCCCGGCTTCATCGAGACTGACATGACGGACGCGCTGCCGCAGGATCTCCGTGACAAATATCTGGAGCGCATCCCGCTGGGTGCTCTCGGGTCGGCCCAGGCTATCGCCGACGCGGTGGTTTATTTTGCATCGGACCAGGCGGCGTACGTCACCGGTCAGATACTCGGGGTCAATGGCGGCATGTACATGTAG